TTCGGTCTCTTCTAATGAAGTGTAAATCAATTAATCCACAAGTTATAATTTGTCTTGGTGGTCCTCACATCTCGGCAACTCCAGAAACCTTTCAAGGTCTTGCTAATTGGTTGGTGAGGGGAGAAGCTGAAGACCTCATCCAAGAGATCATTTCATACGCTAAAAATGATTTACCCGCTTTAGACTCGGTGATTCTAAAATCAAATCATCGGGTTCGTCTTGACCTCTATTCACCTTCCCCTATCAAACTGGGAAAATATGGCTTCATCGAGATTACCCGTGGATGCCCCTATGGATGTTATTTCTGTCAGACAAGTTCGCTATTTGGAACCGATGTTCGACATCGCAGTCTTGAAGCTATATTTGAGTATTGCCGAGAAATGAAGAAAAAAAACTTGACAGATATCCGTTTTATCACACCGAATGCTTTAGCCTATGATTCAATTGATGGACGATCTTTAAATTTGAATTCTATTTTTTCACTCTTAGAAGGGATTAAAAAAATCATTGGCAAATCGGGTCGAATTTTTTTTGGATCCTTTCCATCTGAAATCCGTCCTGAGTTTATTACTCTTGAATCAATTTCAATCTTAAAAAAATTTTCTGATAGTAAAACTTTGGTTTTTGGCGGACAAACTGGAAGTAATCGATTATTAAAAACCCTTCATCGAGGTCATTCCCGAGAACAGGTTTTTTCGGCAGTAGACCTGGCCATTCAAAATGGCTTCCAGGTTGCCGTAGATTTTATTTTTGGCCTCCCGGGAGAAAATGAAGATGATGAAAAAGAAACCGCTCAATTCATGAAGAAGCTTATAATGCGAGGAGCAAAAATCCATGCTCATTCTTTTCTTCCTCTTCCTGGAACTCATTTCCATGATGCGCAACCTGCAATCATATCGCCATTCTTACGACATTTTTTGGGGAAGATAGCCCGAGATGGTTTTCTCTTCGGACAGTGGCAAACCCAGGAAATACTTGCTCATACTATCAAAAAAGATTGCTAACCAGAAAATCGTCCTCCTCCCGATAGCGGAACTTTTTTGTTCAGGAGGAGGACATTATTCAACTTCAATAACAGCATCTATTGGCTTTAAAGTGTGACCTTCCCGGTTTATTTCCCGAATAGTTTTTTCCAGTTTCTGTCTGGGAATCATAACAAAATGACCACATTTAATACATTTCATTCCAATATCAGTGCCAATGCGTATCACTTTCCATTGCCGACAACCGCAAGGATGACTCTTTTTGAGAGTTAAAATATCCTCAACTTCAATTTTGATGATTCCCATTCTTCTCCTTATTCAGAAAAACTTTCCTGACAAATAATCCTTTCTACAGGCCTTCTTGAAGTCGGCGGAACAGTCTTTACTGGATAACCGAGTGGCGTAATCGCTGCAACTCTGACTGAAGGTGGAATGTTACATATTTCCCGAATCTTATCTTCATCAAAATCTCCTATCCAACAGGTACCCAGTCCTTTATTCCAAGCCGATAATATTAAATGGGTCACGGCAATTGCTAAATCTACTGGCCAACTTTCCATATATTTTCCAATATACCCACCCCTACCTACTGCGCAGGCAACTACAATGATAGGAGCTTCTCCAATAAATTCTTGACCAGAACAAGCTTGAGCTATTAAACGTTTCTTTTTATCATTTCGAATTAAAATAAATTTCCATGGTTGGAGATTGTTAGCCGAAGGTGCCAATTGTACGGCTTCAAAAACCTCGTTTAAATCTGGTTGAGGTATTTCATCAGAACGATATTTTCGGATACTTCTTCGATTCCTTATGATTTCCATAAGGTCCATAAAATCAAGCCTCCCTTATAGCTATTACACTTGTTTTGATTACTTCAACATGCTGATGCGGGGTATTTTTATTTCTGTATAGGGCTTTAAATTATAAGGGCTATCAATGATATCAGAATTCGCTTCAAGGATTTTCTCCCATTTGGTTCCATCACGATAGTATCTTCGTGCAATATTCCAAAGGTTATCCCAGGGAAGAATAACATAGGAAGTGTATTTTTTTGACTCATCTAATTGTGCAGAAAGTTCTTGGATTTTTTTCTGGAGAAATTCAATTTGACTTAACTTATTTTCAACATCACTGGTTAAACTTTGTACTTCTTTTTCTACTCGCTCTTTTTCTTCCTCCAGTTTTTTAATATTTTCTGCTGACTGTTTTTCTTCCTTTAAGATAACCAATTCTTTATCTATTCGACTCAACTCTTCCTGCTTTGTCTTCAAATCCTCTTCAAGGTCAAACCTTTCATGACTTAATCTTTCAATTTCAACCCGCAAATCATCCTTTTCCTGATTCATGCTTTGCAGTGATTGTTGGGTTTCTTCTATATATTTTTGCCCATCCAGAGTTTCAAATAACAAATCAACCCTATCTTCGATGGTTTGTTTTTCCTGTTTTAAATCATTAATAGCTTCCTTAATGGTTTCTACTTCTGGGATACTTATTCCATACTCCTGAACTATAGAATCAATTTTTTCTTCTACTGCTGATATTTTTCCTTCAATAGCATCGACCCGGGCAAATATTTCTTTTTTATTTACTTCTTGGTTAAACTGCTCAAGAGTTCCAACCCGGTTTAAAACTTGATTCATTGAATTATTGAAAGTATCCAGAGAGGTTTTTAATTTTTCATCATCAATTTTCTTGGATATATCATTCTGGATCTTCTGATATTCATCTTTCACTTCTGCAACAAACTGCTTTACATCAGCAGTATTTTTTTCCAAAAGAGTATTCATTTCATCCCACTTATTTCCCCAGTCCTTAGTAGCCGACTCCAATGATTGAAGCTGTGCGTCAGTTTTAACCAATCGATCCTCTAATTCATCTTTTAAGTTCTGAAGGGATTGGATCTTTCCCTCAATAATAACCATAGCCTCATCGCCTGACGACTGTTGGCTTCGAATATTTTCTAAGTTTTCTTGTAATAATGCAATATTTTTTTCATTCCCCTCAATTTCAGCAAGAAGCATGGCTTTTTCATTTTGAATTAAATCAATTTTTTGTTTTAACGATTCTTCATTCGCTACTAACTCACTTATTTTTGATTTCATTTCTTCTAATGATTCAATATTTGGGAGAGTGATTCCAATCGCTTCAACTTGATCTTGGAGCTCCAGTAAAGTTTTTTCCTGACCAACAGAAATCTCATTTTTAATTTGGTCAAATTGTTCATTGATTTTTTCTGATAAGCTAACCATTTGACTTTTGGTTGTTTCTAAGGATTGATTAAATCCATTGACTAAAATTTCTAATTGATCAGAACGAGATGTAATAGTCTTTTGGGTCTCCTCCATTTGATTTAGATTGGATTCCAAAACATTCGTTTTGGAATCCAAATTGGTTAACTGAGAATTAATCAATGAACTGAGGTTGGTCAGTTCTTCAACATAAGATTGCTGAGAGGTTTCTATTCCCTGGAGTGAACTGGAAAAACTTTTAATTTGTTCACGAATCAATTGTACTTCACTTTCCACCGTCGTCTTCATGGCGTCCATTTCACTTCGCAGGTCCTCAACGGTTTTAACAGAATCATCTAATTGCATTTCTAATTGTTTTTTCCAAATTTCAAAATTATTTTGAGAAACAAATTGACTGGTTGTCTCAGTTAAAGTATTTTTGATAGTATCTAAGTTAGCATTGAGGGTTTCATATTTAGGAAGAACTGAAGAAAGTTCAATGAATTGAGTAGATTGATTCTTAAGATTGGTCAGTTCTTCAACATAAGATTGCTGAGAGGTTTCTATTCCCTGGAGTGAGCTGGAAAAACTTTTAATTTGTTCACGAATCAATTGTACTTCACTTTCCACCGTCGTCTTCATGGCGTCCATCTTTTCTTCAATATCTTTCACTAAATTATCAAAATTAACTACCTTAGTTTCTAATTCCTGAACCCGAAGGAACTTATTATCCAGAGACGTAATATTCTGTGCAAGTTGTGCAAACGATTCTTTCATCTGATCTATTTCAGCAATCCGGGTTTGGATAAAGTTCTGCTGGGTATTAAATTCGTCTTGAAGGGCGGTTAAAACCGTCTGGTTCTCATTTCTTAATTTCCCCAGTTCTTCTTTCCAATTATTTTGGAAAGATACAAGTTCTTGTTTTTGTTTTTCGACATTTTCTTGGAAAGAATCCAGTTTATCAATAAAAGCAAGTCTTTCGGATTCATTCTTTTGCCAGCTTGATTTAAATTCTATTTTTAAAGATTCTATCTGATCTTGTAAGTTGTTTTTCTGAGTTTCAATTATTTCTGCGGTGTCAACAAATCTTTGATCAACATTTAAAGAGAGAAGCTGGTCTTTTATGGCTGGAATCTCGGTACTTATGATTTCCAGTTGACTTAATTTTGTAGTTAGTTCAGAGAGTTGGGTGTCTTTATTTCCGCTTAGATGTCGTAATTCAATAAAAGCCTTTTCTAACCCTTCGATCCGGCTGACAGAATCATTTATGGTTTGATCAA
This is a stretch of genomic DNA from Candidatus Atribacteria bacterium ADurb.Bin276. It encodes these proteins:
- the miaB_3 gene encoding (Dimethylallyl)adenosine tRNA methylthiotransferase MiaB, which encodes MEPASVFFCSKETDLLSAIAHHRSGLILISVMTPDCEQVRSLLMKCKSINPQVIICLGGPHISATPETFQGLANWLVRGEAEDLIQEIISYAKNDLPALDSVILKSNHRVRLDLYSPSPIKLGKYGFIEITRGCPYGCYFCQTSSLFGTDVRHRSLEAIFEYCREMKKKNLTDIRFITPNALAYDSIDGRSLNLNSIFSLLEGIKKIIGKSGRIFFGSFPSEIRPEFITLESISILKKFSDSKTLVFGGQTGSNRLLKTLHRGHSREQVFSAVDLAIQNGFQVAVDFIFGLPGENEDDEKETAQFMKKLIMRGAKIHAHSFLPLPGTHFHDAQPAIISPFLRHFLGKIARDGFLFGQWQTQEILAHTIKKDC
- a CDS encoding chromosome segregation protein — encoded protein: MKSWPSLVLAIIAIILSLVMFSLLFPVKGLLTGTTEKIKVLEESIKNQSTSLSEVTEKISALPDFSSYEKSIADVGDRLNKISEQSEQLTQKLKNFESFGTQINMLDQTINDSVSRIEGLEKAFIELRHLSGNKDTQLSELTTKLSQLEIISTEIPAIKDQLLSLNVDQRFVDTAEIIETQKNNLQDQIESLKIEFKSSWQKNESERLAFIDKLDSFQENVEKQKQELVSFQNNWKEELGKLRNENQTVLTALQDEFNTQQNFIQTRIAEIDQMKESFAQLAQNITSLDNKFLRVQELETKVVNFDNLVKDIEEKMDAMKTTVESEVQLIREQIKSFSSSLQGIETSQQSYVEELTNLKNQSTQFIELSSVLPKYETLNANLDTIKNTLTETTSQFVSQNNFEIWKKQLEMQLDDSVKTVEDLRSEMDAMKTTVESEVQLIREQIKSFSSSLQGIETSQQSYVEELTNLSSLINSQLTNLDSKTNVLESNLNQMEETQKTITSRSDQLEILVNGFNQSLETTKSQMVSLSEKINEQFDQIKNEISVGQEKTLLELQDQVEAIGITLPNIESLEEMKSKISELVANEESLKQKIDLIQNEKAMLLAEIEGNEKNIALLQENLENIRSQQSSGDEAMVIIEGKIQSLQNLKDELEDRLVKTDAQLQSLESATKDWGNKWDEMNTLLEKNTADVKQFVAEVKDEYQKIQNDISKKIDDEKLKTSLDTFNNSMNQVLNRVGTLEQFNQEVNKKEIFARVDAIEGKISAVEEKIDSIVQEYGISIPEVETIKEAINDLKQEKQTIEDRVDLLFETLDGQKYIEETQQSLQSMNQEKDDLRVEIERLSHERFDLEEDLKTKQEELSRIDKELVILKEEKQSAENIKKLEEEKERVEKEVQSLTSDVENKLSQIEFLQKKIQELSAQLDESKKYTSYVILPWDNLWNIARRYYRDGTKWEKILEANSDIIDSPYNLKPYTEIKIPRISMLK
- the nox_2 gene encoding NADH dehydrogenase; this translates as MDLMEIIRNRRSIRKYRSDEIPQPDLNEVFEAVQLAPSANNLQPWKFILIRNDKKKRLIAQACSGQEFIGEAPIIVVACAVGRGGYIGKYMESWPVDLAIAVTHLILSAWNKGLGTCWIGDFDEDKIREICNIPPSVRVAAITPLGYPVKTVPPTSRRPVERIICQESFSE